CGAAGCCACCCAGGTCCTCCGGGCCCTTTCCCCCGAGCCGGAGTTCCTCTGGCAGACGCCTCATTCCTTCCAGGATGTCCTGAACGACACCCAGGCCTTGGGGGAAAGGACCGGGACCGCCGATAGGGCCCAGGCTTTGGTGCGGGAGATGCGGCAAAGGGTCCAAGCGGTCCAACGCGCCACCTCGGACCTGCCGCCCGTGAAGGTCTTCTTCATGGAATGGTTGGACCCTGTTTTTTGTGGCGGCCATTGGGTGCCCGAGATGATCGAATGGGCGGGGGGCCGTGACGAGATCGCGAAGGCTGGAATGGATTCGGTCCGGATCACCTGGGAAAAGGTCCTGGAATGGGACCCGGAAGTGCTGGTCGTCTCGCCTTGCGGTTTCAATGCCCGTCAGGCCTTGGAGCAAGCGCGTCTTTTGACGGATAGAAAAGGATGGCAAGAATTGAAAGCCGTCCAGGACAAACGGGTCTTCGCCGTGGACGCCAACAGCTATTTCGCCAAACCGGGTCCGCGGCTCGCGGACGGAGTGGAGCTCCTGGGCCATCTTTTCCATCCCTTCTCCGTGCCCTGGACGGGTCCGGCGGAGGCTTTCTTCCCCCTTCTTTAGATCCCTTTCATGGGCTTGCGGTTGAACAAAAGCCATAGAAGGACCGGCACGCCCAAGAGGGCGGTCAGGACCCCCACGGGCACCTCGGTGGGGCCGAAGAAGGACCGGGCCACCGTGTCGCAGACCATCAAAAAAGCCGCCCCTCCCAAGGTCGCACAGGGCATCAAGTAGCGGTGGTCATTGCCGATCCAAAGCCGGTAGATATGGGGAACGATGAGCCCCACGAAAGCGATGGGGCCGGTCAGGGCCACCACCGCGCTGGTCATCAAGGACGCCATTCCCAAGCTGGCCCCGATCAAAAGGTCCGTCCGGACCCCCTTCACCCTGGCCCACTCCTCGCCGGCGGAAAGCAGGTTGAGGCCCCGGGCCTGGGCCAAAAGCGTCAGGAAACCCAGGAAAAGCCAGCTGGCCAGGCGGCCCACGGTGGCCATTTCCACCATGTCCAGGCTCCCGATCATCCAATGAATCATGGCATAGGCCTGGGTGAAGTCCGCGATGTAGTAACCCAAGAGCACCAGGGCGTTGAAGAAATAGTTCACCGCCACTCCCGCCAACAAAAAAGTCACCGTCGAATAGGACCGCAGGCCCGAAGCCATCGAATGGACCAGGAAAAGGGAAAGGATCGCCCCCAGGAACGAGAAAAAGGTGATGAAGGAGAAACCGTGGACCGTCGTGGTCCATCCCAGGAGGATCGCCAACACCGCGCCGAAGG
This bacterium DNA region includes the following protein-coding sequences:
- a CDS encoding cobalamin-binding protein: MGPLRIASFLPAATEMVFALGLGDRLVGVSHECDYPPQAKEKPVVVRCAMDLASLDLKQIDETVRKRVGQGGSVYAVDEVAIRQLSPTLIITQDLCQVCAPSGNEATQVLRALSPEPEFLWQTPHSFQDVLNDTQALGERTGTADRAQALVREMRQRVQAVQRATSDLPPVKVFFMEWLDPVFCGGHWVPEMIEWAGGRDEIAKAGMDSVRITWEKVLEWDPEVLVVSPCGFNARQALEQARLLTDRKGWQELKAVQDKRVFAVDANSYFAKPGPRLADGVELLGHLFHPFSVPWTGPAEAFFPLL
- a CDS encoding iron ABC transporter permease; translation: MIHSHHPGRVLLFTILLFLIVLAVCPFIGPTTLAYGKVFLTWPPAPDNQDAQVFFSVRLPRELLAALAGAAMACAGVVFQAVLRNPLACPFTLGVAGGSSFGAVLAILLGWTTTVHGFSFITFFSFLGAILSLFLVHSMASGLRSYSTVTFLLAGVAVNYFFNALVLLGYYIADFTQAYAMIHWMIGSLDMVEMATVGRLASWLFLGFLTLLAQARGLNLLSAGEEWARVKGVRTDLLIGASLGMASLMTSAVVALTGPIAFVGLIVPHIYRLWIGNDHRYLMPCATLGGAAFLMVCDTVARSFFGPTEVPVGVLTALLGVPVLLWLLFNRKPMKGI